ACTGCTCCAAAAACACAGCTAGAAATCCTCCCCCCTTGCTTGCTGCGGATGGTCGGGCGCCCCTTCCCTCCACGTTTGTGGAGCTTGGGGGGGATGCAGGGTGAGGGGTTGCATGGTGCAGGtgtcccagcctgtccccacgcCGAGGACAAGGGAGGTCACCATTGGTATGGAGGGATGTCTGTGACACCTTGGTGTTCCCAGCACCCTGGTGCTCAGTGTCCTGCGTGTCCCCAGCTGGTGGGTGGTGGAGATGGGGCTGGTGAAGCCGGACAGAGCAGGGGACAAGGTGGCTCCCCAGGGTGGGTACGTGGAGCTGGGCTGGATGACATCCCTGGGACACTGCCATGGGTGACATCCCTGGGACACTGCCCTGgctccagccccgctgcccAGGCACCTGCTGCTCTGATTGCCCTGAGGAAggtgctgcctgcccaggggagcagttttcagcttttgcagTTGGGCTGGTGAAAAACAACCTGAGGATCCCTCTGTTTTCAGTGCCCCCTTCCCCTcaggctgcaggacagcagtgtccccatgtcctcccctTGCTGGGCCAGACTGCCTAGCCCCAGAACCCCAAAACTCCAGCACCCCGGACCTTTTTCCACCCAACTGCCCCAAGCCTGACTGCAACACAGCAAGAGAAGCATCCCAGGAGCAGGCCAAGGGTGTCCCTGCCCGCACCCACCAGCAGTGCTCCCCAGCCCGCCATGGTGCAGAATGGGagtcccagcacccaccacctggagctgggggaTCCCACCAGCCCTGAGGAAGGACCCTGCACCCAACACCTGAGCGAGTTCAGGGGTTCACCAACCCTCCCCAAAACACGCCAGAGCCAGGACGCTGCCTCACCTGGGACAGGAGGTGATGGAGGGGCCGCGACCAACGGGGCAGGCGGTGACGAGCCCAGCAGATGAGCGGTGCTTTGGGGGAGAATTTCCTTCCACCCGTCTGCGGATCCGCAGTGCTTTGTGCTCAGCCCTGGCCTTTCATCTCAGACTCCCCAGGCACTTCCCAAGCCCAAATTAATTCTGCCGCAGCAGCTGTTTAGGATCAGCCCTGCCACAACTCGGGGCTGCCCGTACCACTTGGGGTACATAGCCCCCAGGGATGGTTTTCCCTGGGACCACCTCAAGCCACCAAAATGGGATGGGGGCTCAGCTGGCAGAGCCTCCCACCCTCCTCACGCCCCTAATTCCCGCATGAGTTGCAAAGTGCAGTGATGCCCATGCCACGGACCCTCCACTCAGAAAATCCGCCCCCCAGCCTttctcccagccccagggagatgctCCCATGCAGGACAGATGCCCATGGCGAGCCGGGGTGTCGTGGGGTGGCTGGAGTGTCAGCCCTTGCCCTGGGGGCTGTCGGGAAGCTGGGGGGACTCGGGGTGCAGGACCCCACAAGGGACCCAGCGGGAGGGTGGGccatggccagccgggcaggccGCCTCCCTGCGGGGCGTTAATAATTAAGCAGGCGTGTCGGGCTCAGATGGCAGCTCTTATTTAAGGAGCCGATATAAATACCGCCCAGACGGCACTTATGGAGCACCTAAAAAAAGCGCAGGCGGTCTCAGTCCCTCCAGAAGCGGCTCTGAGCTCTGTGGGGCCGGTGGGCACACTGGGCAGGGTGGTCACCAGTGTCCTgtggggccggggctgccccgggctCTGAGCCTGAGAGGTGGCAGCATCTGGGGACAATCCTCCGGGCACCcgtttgtgcctcagtttccctctgcagcagggacCTGCCTCGGCACTTTGTCTCATGCGGTGGCAGGGGCGTCGGGGACCCAGCGCAGGGCTGGATGCTCAGCCCCGTGCCCTGGGTTGCTGGCACTGGGTGAGAGCTCTGGGGGTCTCTGCCAACCCACCCCCCCAGTGCCAGGGGAAAGCTGCCCTGTGTTCCAGCGGCTGCCAAGtgcctttttgtgtttgtgctggCGGCCCCACTGTCCCCCTGGTCACAGCTACCTGGGGACACTCCTCCCACactggggttggggacactcCTCCAAACACAGCTCagtcctccctgctccctgcccgggGTCCTGGGacccccatcccatccccattgAAGAGGAGGGGGCCAGGGAGGCACAAGAAGGACTAGGAGCACTGAGATAGCCACAAGCTGGGGTGCAGTGTgaaccccccccccaacccgGGCATCACTCCCCCATCAGCACCCTGGACCCCCAGGAGCAGGCGAGGAGCCGGagcaggcagcgggcagggggGACGGGGCTGTCACATCGTCCCCATtgcgggcgggcggcagcgaGCCACTTGCTGCAGTCCTGCTCGCCAGCGCTGCAGCGTGACTCAGCACAGCTTcacccagctcccagccccctcttcccccggccccgggcggggACACGCGCTCCCCACTTTGCCACCGCCCTCCTATGGCCCCCGTCACCCCCAGAGGCCGCCTCTGCACCCCTGTTCCCACCCAGCCCCGGCCGTCCCCACTCCAGGACCACCAGctgttcctccagccccagtgTAGGCAGAGACCCCCATCCGAGGCAAAACTGGGGCTCCAAGCGATGGGAGAGGGGGTGCCAGCCTGTCTGCACCCCAAcatctctgcccagccctgggcaggggatGAGCAGCGTGTCGGATCGGGCCCTGGGGGTCACCCTGCCCAAAGCTCAGGATTTGGGGAGCTGAGCACCGACTCCTGCTATGGCACCTCCCCAGGCATCGGTAGAAAAGATTTGGGATTTTGTTCCTGGGGAATGGGACTGAATGCACTGCCGGGGTCACACAGGAAAgtcttgggttttttaaagggattttttgAGCCTTGTTTTTGGGGTGTCGGGAGCCTGCTAGGATCAGCTTCTTACGGCGTTTCTGTGCACGCCCCCTCTGGCCATGACCTAGAGGTTACTGGGAGGCAAGAAAGGAGGCCAGAGAAAGCCACCAGCACTGGGGGAGGAGAGCTGAGCACCCCAACCGTCCCCTCGAGCTGGCCTCTCATCCCCAGCCGTGAAGCCACTTGCAGGGCAGGACCCCACTGTCTGCTTGCGCTGTGCCCTGGTGAGGGACAATCATCCCTCCACCGTGACAGCAGCATGTGGcacgtccccatccccaggatGGGTGACAACGGGGCTGTCGGGGACATGCAGCCGGGAGCACCCATCCTGCACCCTGATGGCTGCATCTGAAAATATATGGACTGGATTAAACCAAAGGCAGAGCCGGAGGCAGAACGCATGGAAACGGCCAGACACCAAGTCCCCCTCCAGGCACCCCGTCACCCGTGGGGCTCTTGGTGGCATTGCCATGGGGCGCATGTTGCTGGCATTGCTGCCAGCTAATTGCTTTCCTACCTCTCTCAAAATGCAGGCGCAGGCAGCGAGGCGGCTTTTGCCAGCGTTCGGCAGCCCACGTGGGGCGGCGCCTGCCAGGGGAacgaaataaaattaaaaaaaaaaaaaaaaaaagaaggcagagaggagaagATGATGGATGGGAGGATTTGCAACCGTGGCCATTTACCCGGGCGCAGGGAGCCCCTGATCTGCAGGCGCGAGGGGAGGCGCAGACCTGCCGATGCCTGTGGGCCACGGCCACCAGCCCCCCGGCACGGCGGGGTCACAGCGGGGAGAACGGCGTCCCCACAGCCCTCCTTGCCGCTCCGCTCCTGTTGCCAGCAGACTAATTGCGCCAGTGACTTTGCAGTTCCCAAAATAGCTGCTGGCTCCGGCGGGGTGACGTCAGCCGCAGCCGCGGTGGCAGGAGCGGGGAAGGACGATGCTGTCCGGTGTGGGGTGCGATGAACGGCTCCTGCACCCCACCATGGGTGACCTTGGCACCCTGGGCCACACTCCCGAGGGAGCAAGAGCTGCTGTGGcgcagggatgctgcagggagacCTCGTCCTCATCCAGCCcatgggaggaggaggtggtcCAAGGCTGGCTGTGTCCTGTATCTGCAGGACCCCTCACCACAGGCTGCCCTGGTGGGAGTGAATTTGCCCCTCAGTGTGCCCCACAGGCAAAGTCGTGCCCCCTGTTCCCAGCtgggtccctgcagccccctgaGAGTGCCAAAGGGTGAGTCAGGGCCACCATCCTGGGTGCCCCCGGGGAAACGGAGGCACGCAGGGGGGATGCAGAGGCAGCGCGGGGGGCACAGCGAGGTAGGGAGCGGAGCACAGCCCAAGGTCACCCAGGTGGTGCtgggcacagcagagccagggaTGCTCTCCGGGCCAgggctgcctccagcagtgacTCACCCTGCGCCCATGCCCAGCTCCTCCAGTTACAGCAGGGACGGGATCGCCTTAGCGGGGCGCGACGGGGGTGGCCAGCCTGGGAAGCGGACCCCTGGCACTGGGGACCAACCCGTGCACCCCTCCAGCACTCTGCAGCCTGTACCCACAAGCTCTGCATCTTCTGTACCATGTCCCAGCCAGCAATGCTGCTTTCGCTGGTTTCATACTGGTCTCAGAATGGGACCCCCATCCATTTAACTGCAAGTGGCCCCTCGCCTGCCTCAGTTCCCAGGGAGCAAAGCTCCCGAGCCCCACACTGGTGCTCGGCCAGAGGGCTGGCTTATTATTCTGGAACACAGTGAAATAATTAAAGCCTCCTCCATTTCCCCTTGCTCATTTGTGCTCCTTCAGCCTGGATTAATGggtctcctctccccagcacagaCTCATTCCTTATTCCTAATAGCCCATAAATCCCagccccaaaataaccccagcTTTTGCCTGGAcctgctgaaatatttattctctccCCCTTGCTGCCCACCACGCCATCCCCTCTCTAGGGATGGTGAGAGGAACTAATCGATGGCATCGActggtgaggagctgcagctgctccggATGCAGGGAAAGAGCTGACGTCGGCAAGAGGAGAAGAGCTGGGTGGGCATCGTGGCTTCTCCCAGCTCCCACGCAGCTGCCACAGCCTggctgctgtcccacagtggGATGCTGTTGTGTCACCAGCATCCTCCGTGCTGGTACTCTGCTCCAGAGCATCCCGTGTGCTGGTATGCTGCTCCCACTCTGTCATTCCCTTCTCCCATGGAGATGATTCCCAGCTTGGGCATGGAGTGTCTGGGGGGATCCCTGTGGATCCCAGCGCATCCCAAACtggctgaggaagaaaaggctgGAAGCCAGGGGAGGAGGCTGCTGGCTCTCCTGGCTGGAAACCTTTTGCTTGCTGAATTGCAGGTTGTGGACGAGAGAAGCCCagggggagcaggagaggagcagcGTGGGGGCGTAACACTGAAAACCAGCCTGGCTTTGCCATCTTGAGGCACAGTCCctaaggaaaacagggaaaaccCAGCGAGCTTTTCTCATCACccccactgggacaccccaagaggcagcagcctccagagcagctcctggtcaccagccccctccccaccttccATAGCCATGGAGACAGCGTGGGGGACAAAGCTGGGGGAGCCCACAGCACCTTCTGACCCATCCCCAGCTGGTGTGGGCTGTGGGGGAGccatggggctgctggggacagccctgtccccctccCACTCCCAGCAGGACACAGGCATCACCCAGCTGTCACAGCGGCAAggcaggaggtggtggtggcagcagggggGGAAAGGAGGGCAGTGGGGGGGAAAGCTGAGTGTGCAGGACCTGGGAACCCAGGAAAAGGAGAGGTTTTATTCACATGCCActtccctgccctctcccagGGTCCCAGCAAGCTCACAGCCTGCCTGGAAGATGcttccgtgcctcagtttccccactggTGGAAAGCTGAACTGGAGCAAAGTGCTGGCAAAGCCCTGCCCACGGGAAGGGGTGACAAGGTGGCCAATGGCAACCTGGTGCTGGCTGCCAAAGCACGGGGCCAAGGCCACCCCAGGGGACCTGCACCAGCCTGGGACCTGCTTGGGGACACGTCCCAGATGTCCACAGAGGTCTGGCAGCTGGGACATATCATCTGACAGCAGACCACTGCCCAGGCCACTGGCGATGGGGAGTGGAAAAGCCTCATCAAGTCAGGGAACACTCTCTTGCGGTCCCCACGCTgacagcccctgcctgcaggcagcagcaggcagcagcaggggctgcagctcccagggTGGTCTCTCTTCCCGTCTGCTCCATCCATCGTTAGCCAGCAGCACCAAATTCACTGCTGTCAGCACTGCAGAGCCCATGCAGCCACACAATGGCATCGCACCTactccagcagcacctggggctGCCAAATCCCACCGGGAACAAACCCAGAGCCgggtgggggtcagggctgtacccccagagctgggctggggaagggtcCAGGCTTCTAGCAGGATGCAAATAGAGGGCTGCTCAGGGGCCAGCAAGGGATTTGCGCCAAATTTTGGCATCAAGAGCTGAGCCCTCGCCCCTGAGCTTGTGGCATCGCCTGTTCCCGAGCTCCTGCCAAGGCTTCGAGGGGGTGGCAGGGAAGCAAGTCAGGTCTCAGCACACtttcaaaggcttttctttattcacaaaacaaccccaaacacaCGTAAGAAAAactggggggaagaaaaaaaaaccaacccaggAATGTGCACAATCTATTAACAAAAGAACTGCACAAATAGAGGAGTGAGTGTGGTGGAGGGAGCAGCCGGGACCTGCTCTGCATCTTTCCATGGGCAATGTCGCCAGCTGTCCCCCTGTACCTGCACGAGGGTCCCGGCAGGCGGGCGGTCATAGGATGCCGcaggcagcaccagcatccTCGGAGTGGTCGCAGTTGTGGACATCCCAGCGGATGTGCGAGCAGCGCAGCAGCGATGGCTCGTGGCCCTTGCACTTGAGGTTGTCGAGGAAGATGTAGCCGGTGCCCCGGCCGTACCGTGCCTCCCCCCAGGCCGCCACGGcatgcccacagcccagctgcctgcacaccaCCTTGGCATCCCGCAGGTCCCAGGCGTCGTCACACACCGTCCCCCACTGCGACAGGTAGAACATCTCCACGCGCCCCTCGCAGCGGTGGCTGCCGTTCACCAGGCGCAGGGACCCTGCGGAGGGGACGGGGTGAGGCAGAACCTGCCCGTGCCCACCCCAGCGCTgcatccctcctccctgcctgcatcaTCAAATCACGGAAtggttcgggttggaagggaccttcccagctcccccagtgccccctctgccatgagcagggacatctgcaccagctcaggttgctcagagccccgtacagcctggcctgggatgtctccagggatggggcatccaccaccactctggccaacctgggacaggctctcaccaccctcagtataaaaatttcttcctcatgtgcagcctgaatctcccctcttccagtttaaaactgttaccccttgtcctaccacaacaggccctgctcaaaagtctgtccccatctttcttatcggccccttttaagtacagaaaggctgcaataaggtctccctggagccttctcttctccaggctgaacaaccccagctctctcagcctgtcctcccagcagagctgttccagcctctgagCACTTCTGTGGCTCCCTCTGTTTCCACCCTGTGCCGGTGCagagtgtccccagggctggcaccACATCCCCGGTGACACCTCAACACCTACCGTCCTTGGGACGGGTCAGGATTAACGTGGTGGTTGTAGCGGTGGCTTCCTGGATATGGTCTCCTGAGTCGTCAGCACCTGGTGGGACAAGTGACTCTCAGGGGACACCTCTGCCCCCCAaggccagggcagagccccCCAGCAGTGGCATGGGGGCAGATCCAGGGATGTGTGGGCCAGGATGTGCAACCACATACACAAGTGAAGACCACAGGTGATACCCAAGCTCTGGTCATCACCAGACACCATGGCACCTGACCATCGCTGCTGTCTCCCCGTAGGCAGAGGAAGCCCAGGGTTTTGGGGCTCACATTCACCCAACCCTCATTTCAGGGATCCCCTTTTCTACAGTCAGCCTGTGCATGGTCAAAATCCTCCCGACGCCCGTTATGTGGTGGGACCTCCATGCCTCTGAGCCGGGCTTCAGCAGGCATgtggacaccactgaaaagagtctggttcATCCttttgacacccacccttgagatatttactagcataaataagatccctctcagccttctccaggcatCCATTCTCCCAATCCTGCCCAGCCAGCAACAGCAGACCCTCAGGCGGGATGTGGTGGCCACTGGGCTCGCTCCTGCTCTCACCTCGACAAATGACCCCGGCGTCCTCGTGGTGGCCGCAGttgtgctgtccccagcccaggtgGAAGCAGTCGGCCAGGCGAGCCTCGCCGCCGCCACAGCCCACGTTATCCAGCAGAACGGGCCCGCGGCCGTAGCCGAAGGAGCCCAGGACGGTGGCGGCGAGGGCAGCACCGCAGCCCAGCTGCCGACACACCACCTGGGCGTCAGGGAAGTCCCAGTCGTCGTCGCAGACGGTGCCCCAGGTGCCGCGGTGCTGCACCTCCACCCGCCCGCGGCAGCTCCCGTTCCCGTTCGCCAGCCTCACGCCGCCACCTGCATGGGGGGACCCCGGCACAGGCACAATGCTGGGGATactggggctctgcaggggtCTGATGTCCCCTGCTGACCGTCTTGGGGCAGGGGGTGAGTCCCCAGGGAGCATagggtgagccctggggacatggggtgagCCCTTGGAGATGTGGGGTGagcccctggggacatgggctGAGCCTTTGGGGATGTGGGGTGAGACCTTGAGACATGGGGTgggacctggggacacagggtaacTCTTGGGGACATAGGTGAGCCTTGGGGATGGGGGTAACTCCTGGAGTACGGGGTGAGCACTGGGCACATGGGGTAACCTCTGGGGATGTGGAATGAGCCCTGGGGGCATGGGGTGAGTCCTGGGGATATGGGGTGACCCCTGGGGATAAGGGGTGCCCCCCAGGGATGTGGAGCCCAGGGGGCACTGTGCCGGACCCCCTGTAGGGCAAGCAGCAGCCGTACACTTACTTTCCTGCTCGAcagtggggagagcagtggtgacCACCTCGGTGGCTTGGGAGGGCTGGTCCCTTATGTCTGTCACTGCTGGGACAAGCATGGGGACACGTGGGCATTGGGGGGGTCCAGCTCCACCACCCACTCTCCCTGATCCACTCGGTGCCGGGGGCCTCTAGCACCACAGTGGCCCCATGGCAAGATCCTGCCATGGCCAATGTCCCCCCTGGCCTCACCTGCATGTGGCAGGACCCCAGGGTGACCATGCTGTGGTCACAGGAGTACATGGAGGACACAGTCTCCTCCAGTGAGACCCCAGCCCTGGCTATGGCACAAGGTGAGCCCTCCTACCTGTGGCCGTGGCAGTGAGTGTCTCTTCATAGTCCAGGGCCAGCGAGGTGGCGAAAGACGTGATGGTGGATGTGTCCAGCCCTGCGGTGACACAGAAGGACAGAGGTGACATGCGGGAAGAAGCCCCAAAGCCATGAACTTACTGACTCCAGGAAGCAGACTGTGATGGTCTGGGTGTTCCAGGGTGATGAGGATGGAGAAGGTCCATGTCCACCTGCACATCCCCACTGCCCACGTGCTGGAGATGGTGCTGCTCCACCCCAGCCCAAGCACCGAGGTCCCCCCTGCAGCACTGAGGGGTCCCTGGCTTCTGTGTGTACCTGGGAGGTTTACCAGGTAGGGTTCCTTCGCTCTAAAGCTTCGTTTTTACCCCTGTCCCACCAAGCAAGGACTGTGTGTAGTGGTGCCATCGGCTCAGAGCCTGGGCAAGGTgccagaggggacagggacgttTAGGGAGGAAAGGACCAGCCTGAGAAAATTGTCCCTTTTCTCCTACATCAGCCTCTTTGTTCATTAATAGCGGGAAAGGGAAAGCGCCGGCACTTAGTGCTCCCATCATTAGCCATGATAACGAGGGAATTCAGGGGGATTATTAACATTATAAATGGTAATCAGTGGAGAACAGCAGAAATCCATCATTTAGGGAGCCGAAGGAGAGGCAGGATGGACCTGGCATCctgcccagcccctggcagccaCTGGCTCCTTTGGGACGTGGGCCGCTCGATTTCCAGccagcagagcagagacatggcagagcagcagctgcatttccCTCACCAATTGCTGCTCCGGCTGCGTCCCTGCCCTGGAGCACCAGGATCAGGGTGGATGAGGAGAAATGCTGTTCCTGCAGCGCAGCACCCGGGTCTCTGCCTGACACTGGACACATCAGCATCTCTCTGAGGCCatttcatagaaccatagaatcacagaatggtttgggttggaagggaccttcaaagctcatccagtgccccccctgccatgagcagggacatctgcaccagctcaggttgctcagagccccgtacagcctggcctgggatgtctccagggatggggcatccaccacctctctggccaacctgggacaggctctcaccaccctcagtgttaaaaatttctttcccatgtccagcctgaatctccctcccatcaccccttgtcctactgcaacaggccctgctcaaaaagtctgtccccatctttcttatcggccccttttaagtacagaaaggctgcaataaggtctccccagagcttctcttctccagctgaacaccccaactctctcagcctgtcctcccagcagagctgttccagcctcggatcatttctgtggctcctctggcccctctccagcaggtccatgtctgtcttgtgctgaggaccccagagctggaccagcactgcaggagggtctcaccagagcggggcagagggtcagaatcacctccctccatctgctgcccacgctcctttTGACACAGCACAAGATACGGTTTTTCTCCCCCAGGGGACAGCCCCGCAGGTGATGCTCTACCCTGGTACCTGTGCAGATGACCCCAGCGTCCTCGTGGTGGCCGCAGTTGTGGATACCCCAGCCGAGACTGTAGCAGGCGGCGAGGAATGGCTCGCTGCCCTCGCAGTTGACGTTGTCCAGGAGGATGCGCCCCGTGCCATAGCCAAAATAGGCATTGCTCTTGTAATCCAGGGCTTGGCCGCAGCCCACCTGCTTGCAGACCACGCTGGCGTCACTCAGCCCCCAGTCATCATCACAGATCGTGCCCCAGTTCCCACGGTAGAAGATCTCCACGCGGCCTTGGCAAGTGTCGCTCCCGCTCACAAGACGGATGCTGCCGTCACCTGGTGGGTGACAACACATGGTGAGAAGGACATTGCTTCCCTCCAGGACGTCACCGCATGCACCGTGGCTCAGCGATGCCACGAAGGCTGGATACGGCAGTGCCCATGATGACAAAGAAACTGTGGGGAAGGGGCGATGCTTTAGGGCAGCACACCTGATGGGAGCTCTGGTGAACCTCTGGGATGGGGTTTGGCCATGGCCAGGACAACAACAGGGTTCCTGGGGCTCTGGCCCTTGGAACTGGAGAGTTGGGGTGATTCATAaaggggcagtgggtgatgGGGGGGCAGCTGGGAGGGTAGGGAACAGAGGTCTCTACCAGCCCCCAGCCAGGACAGGCCCCCTGCAAGTGACAGCCGAGCATCTTACTTTCCCCATCCTGTACCGAGGCTGTGAGGGTCCTGCTGGTTGGTCCTTCACTGGCTTGCGTGGGCGAGAGCTCTGCAAAGGGAAGCAGAGACGTGGCACCCATTGCTGTCCACAGCAAGAGAGGGGTGGCACCCCCAGCGAGCTGTGAGCGATACCCCCGCactaaatcatagaatcatagaatcattttggtttgaagagaccttcaagatcattgagtccaaccataacctaactctggcactaactcatgtccctaagagcctcatctatacatcttttaaacccctccagggatggtgactccaccaccgccctgagcagcctgttccaattcCCGACAACgctttttggaaagaaattttGTCCTTCTTTAGTCGTTCCCCatctcctctccagcagctccttgaATTGGGGTTCCTGCACAATCCACGACCTCCTTCCACTGGTTGCTGCTGGTCCAACCCACGAGCCAGCCCAGCATCCCACCCTTTCCAAGCACCACTTCTGCAGGACACAGGGATTCACTGTGGCCAAACTCCGGGTTTGCACACCTCACATTTATCGGTTGTCAATGCACAGCTGATGAGCAAACCCCACGTAGTGATGCAGGAGGAACGTGTAGGGTACATAGGGGTCAGCATGGAGCTGTTCCACTTTCACATGCCAAGTTCAAACGCTTTCCACTGCTTTTCTCACCCTTTGGAACATTGACTGCTGAAAAGCTCAGCggtttaaagaaaagcaagtaaaaagGGGAAAGAGCAGTTGGGCAGTGGCTGACTCAGAGGCAGGAGCGTGGGTGGGATCGTGCTCTTTCCCCAGGGATCGTGCTGGAGAGGTTGCAAAGTCCCTGAGCTGGGAGTGATGTGGAACACAAACCAGGCTGGTCACCCTATGGAGCACCAGCACACTGAGCTGGGACGTGACCTGGATTGAGGAAAAGGGTGGAGGAAGGAGGCACAGGAGGTTTGGCTGAGCCAGGCTCAGAGGAGTACGCTCTGGTATACGGCTCTTGGGCTCCACCAGGGTGTCTGCAGACACCAGGGCTTCCAGCTCTTCAGGAacctccctgctctccttgTCCCCGAGGAACCCAGCTTTATTACCATTGCATACGACAGCCACGTCCTCGTAGTGGTAGcagttgtggatgccccagcCATGGCTCCAGCACTCGCTCAAGGCCGCCTCCCAGCCCTTGCAGTCCACATTGTCCAAGAAGATGGGTCCACTCCCTTGGCCGAAGGTCATGGCGGCCGGGAGGGTGATGGCAtggccacagcccagctggcGACACACCACGTTGGCGTCCACGATGTCCCAGTCGTCATCACAGACTGTCCCCCAGGAGCCGTTGTAGAGGATCTCCACACGCCCCTGGCACCGGC
The Caloenas nicobarica isolate bCalNic1 chromosome 17, bCalNic1.hap1, whole genome shotgun sequence genome window above contains:
- the SSC4D gene encoding scavenger receptor cysteine-rich domain-containing group B protein, which produces MGLGPHSASRHSAGTPDVGVLPLSLTPAALLLFLLLGPTDLSVSVLPEIRLANGPSRCQGRVEILYNGSWGTVCDDDWDIVDANVVCRQLGCGHAITLPAAMTFGQGSGPIFLDNVDCKGWEAALSECWSHGWGIHNCYHYEDVAVVCNELSPTQASEGPTSRTLTASVQDGESDGSIRLVSGSDTCQGRVEIFYRGNWGTICDDDWGLSDASVVCKQVGCGQALDYKSNAYFGYGTGRILLDNVNCEGSEPFLAACYSLGWGIHNCGHHEDAGVICTGLDTSTITSFATSLALDYEETLTATATVTDIRDQPSQATEVVTTALPTVEQESGGVRLANGNGSCRGRVEVQHRGTWGTVCDDDWDFPDAQVVCRQLGCGAALAATVLGSFGYGRGPVLLDNVGCGGGEARLADCFHLGWGQHNCGHHEDAGVICRGADDSGDHIQEATATTTTLILTRPKDGSLRLVNGSHRCEGRVEMFYLSQWGTVCDDAWDLRDAKVVCRQLGCGHAVAAWGEARYGRGTGYIFLDNLKCKGHEPSLLRCSHIRWDVHNCDHSEDAGAACGIL